CCCGGTCGCCATGAAGGACAAGATCCGCACCATCGAGGACCTGCGCAACCCGAACTACCGGGTCTGTGTGGGCGGCGGGTCGACCACCGAGGCCGAACTCGAGAAGCACGGGATCAAGACGCTGGTGGTGAAGAACGTCCGGGACTGCGTGGACGGCATGCGGAAGAGGAACCTGTACGACGCGGTGAGCTCCGACGAGACGATCCTGGCCGGGTTCCGCTCGATGTACCCGACCGAGTTCGAGATCGTCGACCTGCCGTTCGGCACCAGTGAACAACTCGGGGTCGGAGTACCGATCAGCGACCCCGCACTCCGGGACCTGGTCGCGTACTTCCTGCAGCAGAGCTACCTGACCGGGCGCAGTGGCAGGACCAGCCCGTGGCTCACCGCGTACCACCAGAACCTGGGTCCCTGGCTCCCCGGCGAGCGGGAGCAACCGCCGCCGCTCGACGTACCCGAGTTGGTGGACTTCGACGACAAGGCACCGGTATGACCCTGCCCGGCCGGGAGTCGACGGTTCCCCGGGCCGCCGCGCCCGGCGATCCACCGATACCGGACGACCACCCGGGAAGCCGGGCCGGGCCGCCGGCCGTCGAGCTGCGGTCGAGGGTCGACGAACCGGCGGGTGACGACCGGTCCGGCCCCGACGAGCCGGTGGGCGGCCAGTGGGGAGCGCCGGACCTCACCGATCGGAAATCCCGGGCCAGTCAGTCCTTCTGGACCCTGGTGGTCGGGGTACCGGCGATCTTCTCCGTGCTCCGGCTGGGTGTGGAGGCGGGCGGTGAGTTGCAGACGACGCTGCTGCTCGTCGCGAACGTGAACCCGGTCAACCTGGCCGCGGCGCTGGTCACCACGGCGGCCCGGCTGTTCTCCGCCGGCCTGGTGGCGATCTTCGCGATCGGGGCGGCGCTGGCGGCCAGCGCCACCGCCGCCCCGACGCACTGGATCGGACGGCACCCGCCGCTCTTCGCCCGCTGGCGGGCGATCAGCCCGACCTGGCTGGTCGTCGCCAGCTTCGCCGTGGCGCTCGCCACCTGGCCGATCCTCTACCTGCCACTGCTGCTGCCCGCGCTCGCCGCCGCCCTCCAGTTCGGTCCGGACCGGCTGGACGAGCGCCGCGTCCCCCGGCTGCTGCTGCTCGGCGGGCTGCTGGCCGGCTACACGTACCTGATGCTGCCGACCCTCTGGGACGCGTGGCAGCAGCGGGAGGTCTTCGCGGTGCTGGTGATCGCGGCACCGCCGGTGCTGGCGCTCTTCGTCTCCGGACCGATCCCCCCGATCGTCGCGCGCCCGCTCGCCATGACGGCCCAACTGGCCGTGCTGGCGATGCTCTGCTGGGCCGCCCTACCGGTGATCACCACTCCGGTACTGCCGTTGACCGTCACCACGGTCCGGGCCGACGCGGGCGCCGACGGTACCGAGGACATCCGGGGCCACGTGATCACAGTGGACGACGTCAGCACCGTGATCCTCCAGGAGCGCGGCGGGGTGCGGTACGTGCCGGTCGGCCGGGTCGAGGCGCAGGTGCTCTGCCCGACCGAGGGGGAACTGCCCCGGTACCGGCTGCGGGTCCGGGACTTCCACGTCGAGGACTCGCTGCTGGAGGGGATGGGCCGGCGGGTACGCCCGGTCACCCGGGTCGACGCGGCGTGCCGGGCGACGGCGTCCACCACGCGTTGAGCCGTACGCCCTGCCGTTCAGTAGGCCTTCGGCTGGCGCAGCACGTGCTGGGCGACGAAGTTGAGGATCATCTCCCGGCTGACCGGTGCGATCCGGCCGGCCCGTACCGCGCCGAGCAGGGTGGCGACGCCGTACTCCGTCGTCATGCCGTTGCCGCCGTGGACCTGGATCGCGGTGTCGACGGCCAGCGCCGACGCCTCGGCCGAGGCGTACTTGGCCAGGTTGGCGGCCACCCCAGCCTCGGCGTCCCGGCCGGCGTCGTACAGGGTGGCGGCCTTGGCGATCATCAACCGGGCCAGTTCCAGCTGTACGGCGGCGTGCGCCAGCGGGTGCGAGACGCCCTGGTGGGCGCCGATCGGCCGACCCCAGACCTGTCGGCTCGCGGTGTAGGTGGAGGCGCGCTCGATGGCGTACCGGGCGGTGCCGGCGGCCATCGCCGCGACGGTGATCCGCTCCGGGTTCAACCCGGCGAAGAGTGCGGGAAGCCCGGCGGCGAGCCCGCTGCGGTAGTCCGCCCCGCTGTCGCTGCCGAGCAGGGCGTCGGCGGGCAGCCGGACGTCGTCGAGATAGAGCAGCCACTGGTTCTCCGGAGACACGATCTCCATCTCCAGTTTCGACCGGGTCAGCCCGGGTGCGTCCGTCGGGACGATGAACAGTGCCGGCTTGAGCCGGTCACCGGCCGCGCCGCCGCGAGCTGTCGACCCGGCGGCGCCGCCCCGGCCCGTCAACCCGGGCGATGCGGCGGAGCCGTCGGACCGGTCGGCGGCCTCCGGCTCGTCGTCGGCTACCCGGGCGACCACCAGGACGTACGGTGCCTCGTCCACGCCGGAGATGAAGCACTTGCGGCCGGAGAGCGTCCAACCGTCGCCGTCGCGGCGGGCGACGGTGCCGAGGCGGTGGAAGTTCGAGCCCGCCTCGGGTTCGGTGATCGCGAAGACCATCTTCAGCGACCCGTCGGCGAAGCCCGGCAGGAACCGTCGGCGCTGTGCCTGCGTGCCGTGCCGACCGATCACCGTCGCCGCGATCGCCGGCGAGACCACGAGCAGCAGCAGCGGGCAGCCGGCCGCGGCCAGCTCCTCGCAGACGATGGAGAGTTCGGTGATTCCGCCGCCTCCGCCGCCGTACTCGGCCGGGATGTTGACGCCGAGGTAGCCGAGCCGGCCCGCCTCGTCCCACAGCTCGGTGGTGTGCCCGCCGGACTTCGCCTTGGCGACGAAGTACCCGTGGCCGTAGCGCCGGCCCAGCGACGCGACGGCGTCGCGGAGCTGTTGCTGCTCGGAGGTGAGGTCGAAGTCCATCAGGGGCGCCTTCCCTATGCAGACGGGTGTCCGGGCCGGTTCCGTGGCTCGGGGACGGGACTATCCGGGCGTGAGAACGGCGAGCACCGCGCCGGTCTCCACCTGGGCACCTTCGCCGATCGGCAGCTCCGCGACCGTGCCCGCGACCGGGGCGTGCACGGGGTGTTCGAGCTTCATCGCCTCCAGCGTGAGCAGGAGCTCACCGGCGTCGACCCGTTGCCCGGCGACGACGAGCACCCGGCTGACCATGCCGGGCAGCGGCGCCAGCAACGAGCCCTCGGGCACCTCCGGCACGGGCTCGGAAAACCGGGGGCGCTCGGCCAGCGCGACGGCACCCTCGGGACCGTCCACGAAGGAGACCCCGGCGACCCGGTGTACGGCGAAGTCGAGTCGTACCCCGTCGACCTCCAGTACCGTGCCGGACGGCTCCGCCCGCAGCACCGTCACCGTCACCGTCGGATGGTCGACCGGGGCGTCGGCGTCGGCGTCGGTCGCCGTACCACCGGTGGGTTCGGGGCGGACCCACCAGGTGACCAGTTCGCCGGAGCGGCCGAGCCGGTAGCCGATCTCGACCGGGCCGGACGGGCAGTCGTACCCGATGGTCTGTGGTCCGGTCGGCACGTTGCGCCAGCCGGACGGCAGCGCGGCCAGCACCGGCGCGGCGGCCCGGCGGGCGGCGGCGCCGGCCAGCGCGGCGGCCAGGCAGGAGAGCCGGAGCCCGTCGACCGAGGTCAGCAGCGGGGCGAAGACCTCCGGATGCCGGTCGAGGAAGCCGGTGTCGATCTCGCCAGCCAGGTACGCCGGATGGCGCAGCACCCGGACCAGCAGGTCCCGGTTGGTGGTCACGCCGTGCAGCCGAGCCCTGGTGAGGGCGGTCCCGAGCAACCGGGCCGCCTCGGTCCGGGTCGGCGCCCAGGCGATCAGTTTGGCGACCATGGAGTCGTAGTGCACCCCGACGACGGAGCCGTCCCGCACCCCGGAGTCCAGCCGTAACCCGGAATCGTTCCGCGCCTCGGGACGGAACTGCGTGCTCACCCCCGGTACGGCGAACCGGTGCAGCGTGCCGGTGGCCGGCAGCCAGTCGGCGGCCGGGTCCTCGGCACAGAGCCGTACCTCGATGGCGTGCCCGGCCACCGGCGGGGCCGACGCCGGCAGCGCGCCGCCCTCGGCGACCAGCAGTTGCAGCCCGACCAGGTCGGTGCCGGTGACGCACTCGGTGACGGCGTGCTCGACCTGGAGCCGGGTGTTCATCTCCAGGAAGTAGAAGTCGCCGGACGGGTCCACCACGAACTCGACGGTGCCCGCTCCCAGGTAGCCGACGGCCCGGGCCGCCGCCACCGCCGCCGTGGTCAGCGCGGACCGGAGTTCCGGGGTGACCGCCGTCGAGGGAGCATCCTCGATGATCTTCTGGTGTCGGCGCTGGATCGAACACTCCCGCTCGCCGAACGAGAGCACGGCGCCGTGCGCGTCGGCGAGGATCTGCACCTCGATGTGCCGGGCCCGCTCGACGTACCGCTCGACGAAGACCGTGCCGTCGCCGAATGAGGCGGTCGCCTCCCGCCGGGCCGACGCCATCGCCTCGGCGAGGTCCGCCGGGGCCCGGACGATCCGCATGCCGCGCCCACCACCACCCGCCGCCGCCTTGACCAGTACCGGGAACGCGTCGACCCGGCCCGGATCGGTGTACGTCGGCAGCATCGGCACTCCGGCGTCGGCCAGCAGTTCCTTCGCCGCGATCTTGTCGCCCATCGCCGCGATCGCCTTGGCGGACGGGCCGACCCAGACAAGTCCGGCGTCGAGGACAGCCTCGGCGAATCCGGCGTGCTCGGCGAGGAAGCCGTAGCCGGGGTGCACCGCGTCGGCCCCGGTCCGGACGGCCGCCGCGACGAGCAGGTCGACCCGGAGGTACGTCTCGGCCGGTGTGGCGCCGGGCAGGCGTACCGCGACGTCGGCGTCGGCGACGTACGGGGAGTCGGCGTCCGGGTCGGCGTACACGGCGACGGTCTCGATGCCGCGCGCCCGGCAGGTGGCGATGAC
The nucleotide sequence above comes from Plantactinospora soyae. Encoded proteins:
- a CDS encoding ATP-binding protein, which codes for MIRRLLVANRGEIARRVIATCRARGIETVAVYADPDADSPYVADADVAVRLPGATPAETYLRVDLLVAAAVRTGADAVHPGYGFLAEHAGFAEAVLDAGLVWVGPSAKAIAAMGDKIAAKELLADAGVPMLPTYTDPGRVDAFPVLVKAAAGGGGRGMRIVRAPADLAEAMASARREATASFGDGTVFVERYVERARHIEVQILADAHGAVLSFGERECSIQRRHQKIIEDAPSTAVTPELRSALTTAAVAAARAVGYLGAGTVEFVVDPSGDFYFLEMNTRLQVEHAVTECVTGTDLVGLQLLVAEGGALPASAPPVAGHAIEVRLCAEDPAADWLPATGTLHRFAVPGVSTQFRPEARNDSGLRLDSGVRDGSVVGVHYDSMVAKLIAWAPTRTEAARLLGTALTRARLHGVTTNRDLLVRVLRHPAYLAGEIDTGFLDRHPEVFAPLLTSVDGLRLSCLAAALAGAAARRAAAPVLAALPSGWRNVPTGPQTIGYDCPSGPVEIGYRLGRSGELVTWWVRPEPTGGTATDADADAPVDHPTVTVTVLRAEPSGTVLEVDGVRLDFAVHRVAGVSFVDGPEGAVALAERPRFSEPVPEVPEGSLLAPLPGMVSRVLVVAGQRVDAGELLLTLEAMKLEHPVHAPVAGTVAELPIGEGAQVETGAVLAVLTPG
- a CDS encoding acyl-CoA dehydrogenase family protein, whose protein sequence is MDFDLTSEQQQLRDAVASLGRRYGHGYFVAKAKSGGHTTELWDEAGRLGYLGVNIPAEYGGGGGGITELSIVCEELAAAGCPLLLLVVSPAIAATVIGRHGTQAQRRRFLPGFADGSLKMVFAITEPEAGSNFHRLGTVARRDGDGWTLSGRKCFISGVDEAPYVLVVARVADDEPEAADRSDGSAASPGLTGRGGAAGSTARGGAAGDRLKPALFIVPTDAPGLTRSKLEMEIVSPENQWLLYLDDVRLPADALLGSDSGADYRSGLAAGLPALFAGLNPERITVAAMAAGTARYAIERASTYTASRQVWGRPIGAHQGVSHPLAHAAVQLELARLMIAKAATLYDAGRDAEAGVAANLAKYASAEASALAVDTAIQVHGGNGMTTEYGVATLLGAVRAGRIAPVSREMILNFVAQHVLRQPKAY
- a CDS encoding transporter substrate-binding domain-containing protein, which produces MITVTLRGRVRLLATTTAVVLTLLLAAGAGCDSQREPELPSVQEKLEQTHIFGQSKLRIGVATYEPLMGVLDNNKLVGFDIDIARYIATSLGYEGDSAIQFVHLATEDRIPALQSGQVDIVVSSFSITEERQKLVSFAGPYFITTQEVMVPVAMKDKIRTIEDLRNPNYRVCVGGGSTTEAELEKHGIKTLVVKNVRDCVDGMRKRNLYDAVSSDETILAGFRSMYPTEFEIVDLPFGTSEQLGVGVPISDPALRDLVAYFLQQSYLTGRSGRTSPWLTAYHQNLGPWLPGEREQPPPLDVPELVDFDDKAPV